In Candidatus Cohnella colombiensis, one DNA window encodes the following:
- a CDS encoding N-acetylmuramoyl-L-alanine amidase — protein sequence MKRILLWSSVLCMLVSGATTICAEGIDAGPPHIRRALPTADVIIDAGHGGIDGGTHWNDIMEKDINLAIARKLYMLLRSKGIIAVLNRTGDYALSDENRWHLSRSRHRRDLSQRKGLAQEINASLFISIHVNWSPRGHNQGPLVIHQAEGSSALLAALIQSSLNQQQNKHRLPQVAKQFYLLNQVELPSVIIETAFLSDPDDRAMLTSLRGQTRIAEAIAQGIMAYRWISP from the coding sequence ATGAAGCGTATACTGCTTTGGAGCTCAGTATTGTGTATGTTAGTGAGCGGGGCAACAACAATTTGTGCCGAGGGAATAGATGCAGGTCCGCCTCACATTCGACGAGCTTTGCCAACAGCAGATGTTATCATTGATGCGGGTCACGGCGGGATTGATGGAGGCACACACTGGAACGACATTATGGAAAAAGACATCAACCTGGCAATTGCACGCAAACTGTACATGTTGCTACGCAGTAAAGGGATCATTGCAGTACTTAATCGTACGGGCGATTACGCACTCAGTGACGAAAATCGCTGGCATCTTTCACGCTCTAGACATCGTAGAGACTTGTCTCAGCGTAAAGGACTCGCTCAAGAAATTAACGCCTCATTATTCATAAGTATCCATGTCAACTGGTCTCCCAGAGGACATAATCAAGGCCCCCTTGTCATTCATCAAGCTGAAGGAAGTAGCGCTTTGCTCGCAGCCTTGATTCAGAGCAGCTTGAATCAACAGCAAAACAAGCATCGCTTGCCTCAGGTAGCAAAGCAGTTTTATTTGCTGAATCAAGTTGAATTGCCAAGCGTTATTATTGAAACCGCCTTTTTGAGTGATCCAGACGATCGTGCCATGCTTACTTCCCTTAGAGGCCAGACACGTATCGCAGAAGCGATTGCGCAGGGCATTATGGCTTATCGTTGGATCTCCCCATGA
- a CDS encoding glycosyl hydrolase family 18 protein, which produces MHILSRQKFTKILIFMVSFTLAFGTLLSAFKVNAADLVDLEAPQNLSVIESSITSNSANLNWDFDDDVYEIDVWNADTDVWMANINNWNLRVGSLLPETTYNVYITWWERPAPAANLRHKSNIVSFTTLAASDVIPTIGAPTNLSIAKDPVTEEPLITHNSATLAWDIVADFDNEFDVWNADTNAWMTWGNKTTHIVGGLVPETTYRIYITWNKDRPSLNFKSNIIEFTTKEDTSEYPDPPLTPPHNLRVTELTETTVKLGWTGSPGANGYDLYVNQAWKGGVWDGSNMATFTMPIETIAGDVYTFEVGAQNMPAVSANSNAVTITWGQLEAPEDLQVVTANRTTATLGWAPTPGATNYDIYKDAVKVATSSDNRYLATGLTEGQSYTFNVVATNSLWTSPVSSSMTVVPGSNYNIVTYFTAWSVYDRDFEPSDIDVSQITHINYAFADLCWRGYGTGATACQDVNIPLQKDYVFDGELVIGDHDVDIDNFAKLAERRDDNPNLKLMISVGGWSWSKNFSNLAATEETRRAFANSAVKFLRAYDLDGLDIDWEYPVAGGESYNSHRPEDKQNFTSLMQTVREALDAAGSEDGRYYLLSIASGQGDDFVVNADLAKSSQYLDYVSIMTYDYSGSWDVSAYHNAPLYYDKNSTSPSAARFHVNGGVTGHLNGGVPNYKLVMGLPFYGKGWTGCPPTGQYQLCEGGTVAEFGTWESRTFDFSDIEDNYLNQNGYVRYWNEAAKVPYLYNSELHTYISYNDEASMLYSTSYLRSLDLAGVMSWEISGDRNRTLSTQLVGNLPIDGTVNTSRVAAPHNLIIVSNGVNTIDVKWDASKDATGYDIFANRVWMGYTTKLEYQVTSLTPNTEYHLQVIAVKKADEQITDVSIASNELTVTTLSGLGSIILDSTSTLGDPTANQLRAILTNSGDKATVTLNTAEAILSITDNTSTKTQIVVKTVQRQVEAVISTEIIRAIVAKGNAAILSLVVNDVEYSIPIQALPLGDDIAHLMITIQTPEQEIIHQMKAKAEAIDAKVVVSPLEFKIEAVTSDGKSTEIQDFGAVYVSRIFSLGHVEIDMEQATGVMYIPETNEYRHVPTMFTVNADGTVTAELKRTGNSFYTIIESHHKFPDVKADWAKGEINSAVAKFIVSGMNNQQFGVDLAITRAEFVSIIVKALGLSPASESTSFKDVNKQMKYAEDVIAASKLGLIKGRSIELFDPDGSITRQEMAVIIANAMKFAGIADNANLSVLNRYEDQGKISSFAKASIALMVERKILLGISPSKFDPVSKVTRAQATVAVMRMLRALELTN; this is translated from the coding sequence GTGCATATATTATCTCGACAGAAGTTTACTAAAATATTGATATTTATGGTTAGCTTCACTCTTGCTTTCGGCACTTTGTTAAGCGCTTTCAAAGTGAATGCGGCGGATCTAGTAGATCTGGAAGCTCCACAAAATCTAAGTGTAATAGAAAGTTCTATCACTAGTAATAGCGCAAACCTTAATTGGGATTTTGATGATGATGTCTATGAAATCGATGTTTGGAACGCTGATACCGATGTCTGGATGGCTAACATCAACAATTGGAACCTCAGAGTAGGGAGTTTATTACCTGAAACAACGTATAACGTATATATTACATGGTGGGAGAGACCCGCTCCAGCAGCTAATCTTCGGCATAAAAGCAACATCGTCTCATTCACTACGCTAGCAGCTAGCGATGTCATACCTACGATTGGAGCACCGACAAATTTAAGCATTGCGAAGGATCCCGTTACCGAAGAACCATTAATTACCCATAACTCAGCAACCTTGGCATGGGATATCGTCGCTGATTTCGACAATGAATTTGATGTTTGGAACGCTGATACCAATGCCTGGATGACTTGGGGGAATAAAACTACCCATATTGTTGGGGGATTAGTACCTGAAACAACATATCGAATTTATATTACTTGGAATAAGGATCGACCTTCTCTTAACTTTAAAAGTAATATCATTGAATTCACAACGAAAGAAGATACAAGTGAGTACCCGGATCCACCTTTAACGCCTCCGCACAATTTAAGGGTAACCGAACTAACAGAGACAACCGTTAAATTAGGCTGGACAGGAAGCCCTGGTGCAAATGGCTATGACCTCTATGTGAATCAAGCCTGGAAAGGTGGCGTTTGGGATGGTTCTAACATGGCTACCTTCACAATGCCAATAGAAACTATCGCAGGTGACGTCTATACATTTGAAGTCGGCGCTCAGAACATGCCTGCAGTGTCAGCGAATAGCAATGCAGTCACGATTACTTGGGGACAATTAGAAGCACCTGAGGATCTACAAGTCGTTACGGCGAACAGAACGACGGCTACGTTAGGCTGGGCCCCAACGCCTGGAGCAACGAACTACGATATCTATAAGGATGCTGTTAAAGTGGCTACTAGTTCTGATAATCGTTATCTGGCAACTGGCCTTACAGAGGGGCAGTCTTACACCTTTAATGTTGTTGCAACGAACAGTCTTTGGACATCACCAGTAAGCAGTTCTATGACGGTAGTGCCTGGTAGCAATTATAATATTGTAACTTACTTTACTGCCTGGTCGGTCTATGATCGCGATTTCGAACCATCAGATATTGATGTGTCGCAGATTACGCACATTAATTATGCCTTTGCGGATCTATGCTGGAGAGGGTATGGCACTGGTGCCACAGCTTGTCAGGATGTTAATATCCCACTACAGAAGGATTATGTATTCGATGGTGAACTCGTCATTGGAGATCATGATGTAGATATAGATAACTTCGCTAAGCTTGCCGAAAGAAGAGACGACAACCCTAACTTGAAGCTGATGATCTCTGTAGGTGGATGGAGTTGGTCGAAAAATTTCTCGAACTTGGCTGCAACTGAAGAAACCCGTCGTGCTTTTGCCAATTCCGCTGTGAAATTCCTTCGTGCGTATGATTTGGATGGGCTCGATATTGACTGGGAATACCCAGTTGCCGGCGGTGAGTCCTATAATTCTCATCGTCCGGAGGACAAACAGAACTTCACGAGTTTGATGCAAACCGTTCGTGAAGCATTGGATGCAGCTGGATCAGAGGATGGTCGGTATTACCTCCTATCGATTGCCTCCGGACAAGGCGATGACTTCGTTGTCAATGCGGATTTAGCGAAATCTTCTCAATATCTCGACTATGTCAGCATTATGACATACGATTATAGCGGTAGCTGGGACGTAAGCGCTTATCATAATGCACCGTTATATTATGACAAGAATAGCACTTCCCCCTCAGCTGCAAGATTCCATGTGAACGGTGGGGTTACAGGCCATCTGAACGGTGGAGTACCTAACTATAAGCTCGTAATGGGTCTTCCATTCTACGGTAAAGGCTGGACGGGATGTCCACCTACAGGGCAATATCAGCTCTGTGAAGGGGGTACAGTAGCAGAATTCGGCACATGGGAAAGTAGAACATTCGATTTCTCAGATATCGAAGACAATTATCTGAATCAGAATGGCTACGTTCGTTATTGGAATGAGGCGGCTAAAGTCCCTTACTTGTACAATAGTGAACTGCACACTTACATTTCCTACAATGACGAAGCATCCATGCTGTATAGCACATCCTATTTGAGATCCCTAGACCTCGCCGGCGTGATGAGCTGGGAAATAAGCGGTGATCGTAACAGAACATTGTCTACACAATTAGTTGGCAATTTGCCTATCGATGGCACTGTGAATACATCAAGAGTAGCCGCCCCTCACAACCTCATCATCGTATCTAATGGTGTGAATACCATTGATGTGAAATGGGATGCCTCAAAAGATGCAACAGGCTATGATATTTTTGCAAATCGTGTATGGATGGGATATACAACTAAGCTCGAATATCAGGTGACTTCACTCACTCCAAACACGGAATATCATCTTCAAGTTATCGCTGTTAAGAAGGCAGATGAACAGATTACTGATGTCTCTATTGCTAGCAATGAACTGACGGTTACAACACTTTCAGGGCTGGGATCTATCATTCTAGATTCGACCTCTACACTAGGTGATCCTACAGCAAATCAATTAAGAGCCATCCTCACCAATTCCGGTGATAAGGCTACTGTTACCTTGAATACCGCTGAGGCGATCCTATCGATTACAGACAACACCTCTACCAAGACGCAAATTGTCGTTAAAACAGTCCAAAGACAGGTTGAAGCCGTTATCTCAACGGAGATCATTCGGGCTATTGTAGCCAAAGGGAACGCTGCAATATTATCGTTAGTTGTTAATGATGTCGAATACAGCATACCAATTCAAGCCTTGCCGCTCGGAGATGATATCGCTCATCTCATGATTACAATTCAAACTCCTGAACAGGAAATCATTCATCAAATGAAGGCAAAGGCTGAGGCAATCGATGCGAAGGTTGTGGTGAGTCCGCTAGAATTTAAGATTGAAGCCGTAACATCAGATGGTAAATCGACAGAGATCCAAGATTTCGGGGCCGTATATGTCAGTCGAATTTTCTCTTTAGGCCATGTGGAGATCGATATGGAACAGGCTACTGGTGTGATGTATATACCGGAAACGAATGAGTACCGTCACGTGCCTACGATGTTCACAGTGAACGCCGATGGAACGGTCACAGCGGAACTAAAGAGAACAGGGAATAGCTTTTATACAATTATTGAATCTCATCATAAGTTCCCAGATGTAAAAGCGGACTGGGCAAAGGGAGAAATTAATTCAGCAGTTGCTAAATTCATTGTGTCTGGCATGAACAACCAGCAATTCGGGGTCGATCTAGCGATTACTCGCGCTGAATTTGTATCCATTATTGTGAAGGCACTAGGCCTATCGCCTGCATCCGAGAGCACATCCTTCAAGGATGTGAACAAACAAATGAAGTATGCAGAAGATGTGATTGCCGCCAGTAAATTAGGATTGATCAAAGGACGATCAATCGAACTATTCGATCCTGACGGTTCAATCACTCGTCAAGAGATGGCTGTTATTATTGCCAATGCGATGAAATTCGCCGGTATTGCGGATAATGCCAATCTCAGTGTTTTGAATCGATATGAAGATCAAGGTAAGATCTCCTCATTCGCTAAAGCTTCAATTGCACTCATGGTTGAACGCAAAATTTTGCTCGGGATTTCTCCAAGCAAGTTTGACCCCGTATCCAAGGTAACTAGAGCTCAAGCGACAGTTGCTGTAATGAGAATGCTGCGGGCATTAGAATTAACAAATTGA
- a CDS encoding glycosidase, with the protein MSEFIQQLKALKADHDKLIGRPNVPTKQSNGVYQRYEYPVVTNEHAPLHWRYDLNPETNPFLMERIGVNAAFNPGAIELNGKYYLMVRAEGVDRKSFFAVAESDSPVEGFRFWDFPLKLDETEDPDTNVYDMRLVKHEDGWIYGLFCTERKDPAAPAGDLSSAVAQGGIARTKDLITWERLPDLKTPSAQQRNVVLHPEFVNGKYAFYTRPQDGFIDAGSGGGIGWGFSDSMNPAIVQSETIVDERQYHTIKEVKNGQGPAPIKTEKGWLHIAHGVRNTAAGLRYVLYTFMTDLNEPNKVIYSPGGHLIAPEGIERVGDVSNVVFCNGVIARDNGEVYIYYASSDTRCHVATTTIDKLVDACMNTPKDPLRSRACVDQRSELIARNLELMNRPEYAFLKD; encoded by the coding sequence ATGAGCGAATTTATTCAACAATTGAAAGCACTTAAAGCGGATCATGACAAATTAATTGGGCGTCCCAACGTACCGACGAAACAATCTAACGGTGTATATCAACGCTATGAATATCCTGTCGTTACGAATGAGCATGCACCGCTACACTGGCGCTATGATCTCAATCCAGAAACAAATCCATTTTTGATGGAGCGTATTGGTGTGAATGCTGCATTTAATCCAGGTGCTATAGAGTTAAATGGGAAATACTATCTCATGGTTAGAGCTGAAGGTGTTGATCGCAAATCGTTTTTCGCAGTCGCAGAAAGCGATAGTCCTGTTGAAGGATTCCGTTTCTGGGATTTCCCGTTGAAACTAGATGAGACAGAAGATCCTGATACTAACGTCTACGATATGCGTCTAGTTAAGCATGAAGACGGTTGGATTTACGGCTTATTCTGCACAGAACGTAAAGATCCAGCTGCTCCTGCAGGTGACTTGTCGAGTGCGGTTGCACAAGGCGGTATCGCACGGACGAAGGATCTCATTACCTGGGAACGTCTGCCCGATCTGAAGACACCTTCTGCTCAACAACGTAACGTTGTCCTTCATCCTGAATTCGTTAATGGTAAGTATGCTTTCTATACACGTCCACAAGACGGATTTATTGACGCAGGTAGCGGTGGTGGGATCGGTTGGGGCTTCTCCGATAGTATGAATCCAGCAATCGTACAATCGGAAACCATTGTGGACGAGCGTCAATACCATACGATCAAAGAAGTGAAAAATGGTCAAGGACCAGCGCCTATTAAGACAGAAAAAGGTTGGCTGCACATTGCGCACGGGGTACGGAATACTGCTGCAGGCCTACGCTATGTCCTCTATACGTTCATGACGGACTTGAATGAACCTAACAAAGTTATCTATTCCCCTGGTGGCCACTTAATTGCACCAGAAGGTATTGAGCGGGTAGGTGACGTGTCCAACGTTGTGTTCTGTAACGGTGTAATTGCGCGTGATAATGGAGAAGTATATATCTACTATGCTTCCTCGGATACACGTTGCCACGTAGCTACGACTACGATCGACAAGCTTGTCGATGCATGTATGAATACACCGAAAGATCCGCTTCGTTCTCGTGCTTGTGTCGATCAACGCAGCGAGTTGATCGCACGAAATCTGGAGTTGATGAATCGTCCTGAATACGCTTTTTTGAAAGACTAA
- a CDS encoding divergent polysaccharide deacetylase family protein, protein MVRLCKAYVWLICSMLIWGVVGSSVAAASNEPEQSQQDQQARQIAIVIDDFGNRMKGTEQMLQLPIKITVAVMPFLSTTKQDAEAAHQFGHDVIVHLPMEPIRGKASWLGPGAITTDLSDAEIRNRVEAAIADVPYAIGMNNHMGSRATSDLRVMRIVLQVCKEKGLFFLDSRTSYHTVVPKVSRELGMMTLHNDVFLDDVYTQTHVRKQISEVSKFLKTHDRCVVIGHVGSPGMVTSAVLKSAIPGLQNQASFVTLSQLLTAPPTPIMGRSNDKP, encoded by the coding sequence ATGGTTAGACTTTGCAAAGCGTACGTGTGGTTAATTTGTTCGATGTTAATATGGGGAGTAGTAGGTTCAAGTGTGGCAGCAGCGAGCAACGAGCCAGAGCAGTCTCAGCAAGATCAACAGGCACGTCAGATTGCAATTGTCATCGATGATTTCGGCAATCGTATGAAAGGCACCGAGCAAATGCTGCAGCTACCAATAAAAATAACGGTAGCGGTTATGCCATTTCTGTCAACGACAAAACAAGATGCTGAAGCCGCACATCAATTTGGTCATGATGTGATCGTGCATTTGCCGATGGAGCCCATTCGAGGTAAAGCAAGCTGGTTAGGTCCGGGAGCGATTACGACGGATCTATCTGATGCTGAAATTCGCAATCGTGTAGAAGCAGCAATTGCAGATGTTCCCTATGCGATTGGGATGAACAATCATATGGGCTCACGTGCGACTTCGGATTTACGTGTGATGCGAATCGTACTGCAAGTGTGCAAAGAAAAAGGACTATTTTTTCTAGACAGTCGGACTTCTTATCACACAGTTGTACCAAAAGTGTCTAGAGAATTAGGTATGATGACCCTGCATAATGATGTGTTTCTCGACGACGTATATACTCAAACCCATGTCCGCAAACAAATTTCAGAAGTAAGTAAATTTTTGAAAACACACGACCGCTGTGTCGTTATTGGACATGTAGGATCACCTGGCATGGTTACGTCTGCAGTATTAAAATCAGCGATACCTGGATTGCAAAATCAAGCGAGCTTTGTTACGCTCTCACAGCTTTTAACTGCTCCACCGACGCCAATCATGGGGAGATCCAACGATAAGCCATAA
- a CDS encoding extracellular solute-binding protein — protein MKKSMLLALVMMLSITLLAACGGSKNNEGSSSSPSASKPSESNGETPAAELTGKIVVLTHRTDLVDDGTMESYAKAFKEKYAPNATIEFEAITNYAQDIKVRLTTGEAGDVNMIDSSLPNSEMPNYYEPYDDKVFDNVYFADYRAWEGKRYGLSTGVNTQGIVYNKKAFAQAGIDKVPTTLDELYAAAQKLKDAGIIPLYMNYGAQWPIGNWAEGSVKYVAGDMLYTDQFVTSDTVWTVDNAWGTLMNIARKFVQEGWVEKDLATNNWEMSKGEVATGKAAMYFLGNWVIPQVIGAGAASEDIGFFPLPYDNSGKYNAPLGSDYMIGVSKNSANKELAFKWAEFFVKESGYVDSQGFMPVDKTVEAKVPQLAEFQSFNPTFLEEVASDARFNEIANKAEIDMWVGKYTQDAIVAKDLQAYYDTLNAKWKKAREALGY, from the coding sequence ATGAAAAAATCAATGCTTCTTGCACTGGTCATGATGCTGTCAATCACTTTGCTTGCTGCATGTGGTGGTTCCAAGAACAACGAAGGCTCGTCTTCCTCACCTTCTGCTTCTAAGCCATCTGAAAGCAATGGAGAAACACCTGCTGCTGAATTGACTGGCAAAATTGTTGTTCTGACGCACCGTACTGACTTGGTTGATGATGGTACGATGGAATCGTATGCTAAAGCGTTTAAAGAAAAATATGCTCCTAATGCAACAATCGAATTTGAAGCAATCACAAACTATGCTCAAGATATTAAAGTTCGTTTGACGACTGGTGAAGCAGGAGACGTTAACATGATCGACTCCAGCTTGCCTAACAGCGAAATGCCTAATTACTACGAGCCGTATGATGACAAAGTATTCGACAATGTATACTTCGCTGATTACAGAGCTTGGGAAGGCAAACGTTATGGTCTTTCCACGGGTGTAAATACACAAGGCATAGTGTACAACAAGAAAGCATTTGCTCAAGCAGGTATCGATAAGGTTCCTACAACGCTTGACGAGCTCTATGCTGCTGCTCAAAAGCTAAAAGATGCTGGAATCATTCCATTGTACATGAACTATGGTGCACAATGGCCAATCGGTAACTGGGCTGAAGGTTCCGTTAAATATGTCGCTGGCGACATGCTTTACACGGATCAATTCGTAACATCCGACACTGTATGGACTGTTGATAACGCTTGGGGTACTTTGATGAACATCGCTCGTAAGTTCGTTCAAGAAGGTTGGGTAGAAAAAGACCTTGCAACGAACAACTGGGAAATGTCCAAGGGTGAAGTTGCTACCGGTAAAGCTGCAATGTACTTCCTTGGCAACTGGGTAATTCCACAAGTAATTGGTGCTGGTGCTGCATCTGAGGATATCGGGTTCTTCCCACTTCCTTACGACAACTCCGGTAAATATAATGCACCACTTGGTTCTGACTACATGATCGGTGTATCTAAGAACAGCGCGAACAAAGAACTTGCATTCAAATGGGCTGAATTCTTCGTTAAAGAATCTGGCTATGTAGATTCCCAAGGCTTCATGCCAGTTGACAAAACTGTAGAAGCTAAAGTTCCACAATTGGCTGAGTTCCAATCGTTCAACCCTACATTCCTTGAAGAAGTAGCTTCTGACGCAAGATTTAACGAGATCGCTAACAAAGCTGAGATCGATATGTGGGTTGGTAAGTATACGCAAGATGCAATCGTAGCGAAGGATCTTCAAGCTTACTACGATACATTGAATGCGAAATGGAAGAAAGCAAGAGAAGCTCTTGGTTACTAA
- a CDS encoding AGE family epimerase/isomerase — translation MSSNLDTAQWRNELEQELKTTILDFWIRHTVDEKHGGFVGEIKSDMTVETDADKGLVLHARILWTFASAYRIYRDEAYLPMAKRAYEALDQMFRDRVNGGLYWMVDVNGAPTQSKKQVYGQAFAIYALSEYYRAIGSDEALQWAQELYRLIEKHAFDPVHGGYIEALSADWKETGDLSLSGKDMNERKSMNTHLHVLEAYTNLYRVWKPEGLRTKLADLIDIHLDKIVNPDDHHFLLFFDDEWQSKSAHVSYGHDIEGSWLLCEAADVLGDEARIARVRSEALAMAKVTLEEGMDADGGLFNESDGKGHLDDSKDWWPQAEAMIGFINAYELSGQPQYLQAAKDSWSFIRSFISDAEHGEWHWQVTREGVPVTTHPKVDPWKCPYHNSRACFEGLERLAHLK, via the coding sequence ATGAGTAGCAATCTTGACACTGCGCAATGGCGCAATGAATTGGAGCAGGAACTAAAGACTACGATATTAGACTTCTGGATTCGTCACACGGTGGATGAGAAGCACGGTGGATTTGTCGGCGAGATCAAGAGTGATATGACGGTTGAGACAGATGCAGATAAAGGGCTTGTCCTTCATGCCCGGATTCTGTGGACATTTGCCAGTGCGTACCGGATCTATCGAGACGAAGCCTATTTACCGATGGCGAAGCGGGCGTATGAAGCACTTGACCAAATGTTCCGTGACCGTGTCAATGGCGGCTTGTACTGGATGGTTGATGTGAATGGCGCACCGACTCAAAGTAAGAAGCAGGTTTATGGTCAAGCGTTCGCAATCTATGCATTGTCTGAGTATTATCGTGCCATTGGTTCTGATGAGGCGCTTCAATGGGCACAAGAGCTATATCGATTAATTGAGAAACATGCATTCGATCCGGTACACGGTGGATATATTGAAGCACTTTCCGCGGATTGGAAGGAGACTGGTGACTTAAGCTTAAGTGGTAAAGATATGAATGAGCGTAAGTCGATGAACACGCATCTCCATGTTCTAGAAGCCTATACGAATCTTTATCGCGTATGGAAACCAGAAGGTTTACGTACGAAGCTCGCGGATTTGATCGACATCCATCTAGATAAGATCGTTAATCCGGATGATCATCACTTCTTACTATTCTTCGATGATGAATGGCAATCGAAATCTGCACACGTTTCCTATGGTCATGACATCGAAGGAAGTTGGCTGCTTTGTGAAGCTGCAGACGTTCTCGGTGATGAAGCAAGGATTGCTCGAGTAAGAAGTGAAGCATTGGCGATGGCTAAGGTGACGCTGGAGGAAGGAATGGACGCTGACGGTGGATTGTTTAATGAATCCGACGGCAAAGGACATTTGGATGATTCGAAGGATTGGTGGCCGCAAGCGGAAGCAATGATCGGTTTCATTAATGCCTATGAGCTTTCTGGACAACCGCAATACTTGCAGGCTGCCAAAGATAGCTGGTCATTTATCAGATCTTTTATTAGCGACGCGGAGCATGGAGAATGGCACTGGCAAGTAACACGTGAAGGAGTACCGGTAACCACACATCCGAAGGTCGACCCTTGGAAGTGCCCGTATCACAACAGTCGCGCATGCTTTGAAGGCTTAGAACGACTCGCACATCTTAAATAA